Proteins encoded by one window of Lycium barbarum isolate Lr01 chromosome 11, ASM1917538v2, whole genome shotgun sequence:
- the LOC132618743 gene encoding DNA replication complex GINS protein SLD5-like isoform X1, whose protein sequence is MISDTGRNREKKKRERECYCQESSEKASIFGEEEKTSIGLTMDSGDASGYTAGVDDDYESLLSTTDAELLKRAWRNEKAAPEILQFESSLVQRSREQIQLMEETIEEFSNNAVDPLTVSLYQMDLDRTLFLLRSYLRTRLQKIETYAFHIQKTTDLWNRLSKQEQKYAERCIDDMEQHLDQSVLSKLPHGFKSHLKQSSLSLADDMVPEPQLDQYVICRSKRFLGSFQLDDSGEEPVNIEANDLYALPYKSIKPLVESGQIDLV, encoded by the exons AAAAAGCTTCAATCTTTGGTGAGGAAGAAAAAACGAGTATTGGATTGACaatggattcgggtgatgcatCCGGGTATACAGCTGGGGTGGATGATGATTATGAATCTTTACTTTCAACGACTGATGCGGAGCTCTTGAAACGGGCTTGGCGGAATGAAAAAGCTGCTCCTGAAATTCTTCAATTTGAGTCTTCTTTGGTTCAAAGATCCAGAGAACAAATTCAATTGATG GAAGAAACAATAGAGGAATTTTCAAACAATGCCGTTGATCCGCTCACTGTGTCTCTTTACCAGATGGACCTAGATAGAACTTTGTTTCTATTAAGATCATATCTAAGAACCCGTCTCCAAAAG ATTGAAACTTATGCATTTCACATACAAAAAACCACTGACTTATGGAACCGTCTATCTAAACAAGAGCAGAAATATGCTGAAAG GTGTATTGACGACATGGAGCAACATCTAGATCAGTCTGTTCTCTCAAAGTTGCCTCATGGCTTCAAGTCCCACTTGAAGCAATCTTCCCTAAGTTTGGCAGATGACATGG TTCCCGAGCCGCAGCTGGATCAATATGTTATCTGCAGAAGCAAGAGATTTTTGGGGTCTTTTCAGCTTGATGACAG TGGAGAAGAACCAGTGAACATTGAAGCCAATGATTTGTATGCTCTCCCTTACAAGTCCATAAAACCACTTGTGGAGAGCGGGCAGATCGATCTGGTATGA
- the LOC132618743 gene encoding DNA replication complex GINS protein SLD5-like isoform X2 yields the protein MEKASIFGEEEKTSIGLTMDSGDASGYTAGVDDDYESLLSTTDAELLKRAWRNEKAAPEILQFESSLVQRSREQIQLMEETIEEFSNNAVDPLTVSLYQMDLDRTLFLLRSYLRTRLQKIETYAFHIQKTTDLWNRLSKQEQKYAERCIDDMEQHLDQSVLSKLPHGFKSHLKQSSLSLADDMVPEPQLDQYVICRSKRFLGSFQLDDSGEEPVNIEANDLYALPYKSIKPLVESGQIDLV from the exons ATGG AAAAAGCTTCAATCTTTGGTGAGGAAGAAAAAACGAGTATTGGATTGACaatggattcgggtgatgcatCCGGGTATACAGCTGGGGTGGATGATGATTATGAATCTTTACTTTCAACGACTGATGCGGAGCTCTTGAAACGGGCTTGGCGGAATGAAAAAGCTGCTCCTGAAATTCTTCAATTTGAGTCTTCTTTGGTTCAAAGATCCAGAGAACAAATTCAATTGATG GAAGAAACAATAGAGGAATTTTCAAACAATGCCGTTGATCCGCTCACTGTGTCTCTTTACCAGATGGACCTAGATAGAACTTTGTTTCTATTAAGATCATATCTAAGAACCCGTCTCCAAAAG ATTGAAACTTATGCATTTCACATACAAAAAACCACTGACTTATGGAACCGTCTATCTAAACAAGAGCAGAAATATGCTGAAAG GTGTATTGACGACATGGAGCAACATCTAGATCAGTCTGTTCTCTCAAAGTTGCCTCATGGCTTCAAGTCCCACTTGAAGCAATCTTCCCTAAGTTTGGCAGATGACATGG TTCCCGAGCCGCAGCTGGATCAATATGTTATCTGCAGAAGCAAGAGATTTTTGGGGTCTTTTCAGCTTGATGACAG TGGAGAAGAACCAGTGAACATTGAAGCCAATGATTTGTATGCTCTCCCTTACAAGTCCATAAAACCACTTGTGGAGAGCGGGCAGATCGATCTGGTATGA
- the LOC132618743 gene encoding DNA replication complex GINS protein SLD5-like isoform X3, translated as MDSGDASGYTAGVDDDYESLLSTTDAELLKRAWRNEKAAPEILQFESSLVQRSREQIQLMEETIEEFSNNAVDPLTVSLYQMDLDRTLFLLRSYLRTRLQKIETYAFHIQKTTDLWNRLSKQEQKYAERCIDDMEQHLDQSVLSKLPHGFKSHLKQSSLSLADDMVPEPQLDQYVICRSKRFLGSFQLDDSGEEPVNIEANDLYALPYKSIKPLVESGQIDLV; from the exons atggattcgggtgatgcatCCGGGTATACAGCTGGGGTGGATGATGATTATGAATCTTTACTTTCAACGACTGATGCGGAGCTCTTGAAACGGGCTTGGCGGAATGAAAAAGCTGCTCCTGAAATTCTTCAATTTGAGTCTTCTTTGGTTCAAAGATCCAGAGAACAAATTCAATTGATG GAAGAAACAATAGAGGAATTTTCAAACAATGCCGTTGATCCGCTCACTGTGTCTCTTTACCAGATGGACCTAGATAGAACTTTGTTTCTATTAAGATCATATCTAAGAACCCGTCTCCAAAAG ATTGAAACTTATGCATTTCACATACAAAAAACCACTGACTTATGGAACCGTCTATCTAAACAAGAGCAGAAATATGCTGAAAG GTGTATTGACGACATGGAGCAACATCTAGATCAGTCTGTTCTCTCAAAGTTGCCTCATGGCTTCAAGTCCCACTTGAAGCAATCTTCCCTAAGTTTGGCAGATGACATGG TTCCCGAGCCGCAGCTGGATCAATATGTTATCTGCAGAAGCAAGAGATTTTTGGGGTCTTTTCAGCTTGATGACAG TGGAGAAGAACCAGTGAACATTGAAGCCAATGATTTGTATGCTCTCCCTTACAAGTCCATAAAACCACTTGTGGAGAGCGGGCAGATCGATCTGGTATGA